Genomic DNA from Halomonas sp. BDJS001:
CCGCAGCCCTGGCAGGGTATAAAACTTGGTCATGGAGTGCAGCAGCGTCAGGTGCGAATAGCGCGCCAACAGCGGAGCCATAGAGGCCTGCTGGGGCGCCTCGCCTACCATGTCGATAAAGGCCTCATCGACGACCACATGGCAGCCAATGGCTGCGCTGTGATCTAACAGAGTTTCCATTGCGGACATATCAATTAGCGTAGCGGTAGGATTATTGGGGCGGCATAAAAACAGCACCTCAATACCGTTAAGCCCTGCCAACAGCGAAGCAATATCCAGCGTAAAGTGCGGCGCGGGCAGTGCGATCTCAGTGACGGAGAGCCGATGGGCACGACAGGCGCGGGCATACTCGCCAAAACTTGGGGTAATAATCGCCGCCCGCTTGCCTGCATGCAGTGCGGCAGCCAGGAAAATCGCCTCAGCGCCGCCGTTGGTCAGCAGCACTTGTTCGGGCTGAAGCTGGTGGTGGGCGGCGATGGCCTGACGCGCAGTTGAATAGTCCGGCGCGGGGTAGCGTTCAAGACCTGTCAGTTGCTTAGTCAGCCAATCGCTCACCCACGCCGGAGGCCCCAAAGGGTTGAGGTTGGCGCTAAAATCTTCCAGACGGTGATCGGCGGGCAAACCAAAGTGCGCTAATAGCGCCTCGGCTTGGCCGCCATGCCTGGGCCATGGAGAGCTGGGCCACATAGGTTGACTCATAGTAGCCCCTTAAATATGAATAATATGCTCGCTATGACCACCACTGACAGCACCATAAACAGTATCCAGGCGCCGTGCATTAAGCGCACCGTGGCCGTGATATGCGTGACCTGCAGCACTTCAAGCGGCTCACCTAGGGTAGCGCGCTGAGACACCACACCTTGATAGACATTGGTGCCACCCAACTGAACACCGAGTAGTCTTGCTACCATGGCCTCCGGCCAGCCAGCATTGGGGCTTGGATGACGCGGCGCATCGCGACAAGTACTGCTCAGTGCGCCTTTCCAGCGCAGCTTCAAAACGCCTGAAACATCCAGTAGCAGGCCAGCGAGCCACAGGCATAGCGCGGTTAAACGTGCGGGTATCCAGTTGGCCATGTCGTCCAGCTTTGCGGAGGCAAAACCAAAATCGGCATAGCGTTGGTTTTTGTAGCCTACCATCGAATCCAGAGTATTCACCGCCTTGTACGCCAGCGCCAGCGGTGCTCCGCCAATCAGGGCAAAAAATAGCGGCGCGGTAATGCCATCAACAGTGTTTTCCGCCACGGTTTCCACCGTGCCCCGGGTAATTTCCGCTTCATCCAAGCGTTGCGTATCGCGCCCGACTATCATTCCCAGTGCCTTGCGGGCGGCAGGCAAATCGCCTTGAGTAAGCGGCTGGATTACGGCGCGGGCCGCATCGCCCAAGCCTTTAATCGCCAGCGTAGTCGATAGCAGCCACAGCTCGGCGATCAGTGCTACCCCAGGGTGCACTCGTTCTAACAGCGCCAGCACCAGCCAGCTAATCCCCCATACGCCGCCGACGACAATAATGGTCAGCAGAAAGCCACTAACTCTGCGCTGCTGCGCCGTGCCGCGATTCCACAGCCGCTCAAAGGCGCTAATAAAGCGCCCTATCAGCACCACCGGATGCGGTATTGAGCGTGGGTCACCAACGATTAAATCAATCATAATCGCTAAAGCGATCAGCGCTACGCCCGTTATTGTAGCGCTTGCGCTCATAGCTTATCCTTATCGCTAACGCCAGCATCGTTAAAGGTCGCCATCTCCGCCGCCATCGCTGTCGCTGCCTTCAGTAACGGATACGCCAGCGCAGCACCACTGCCCTCACCTAGCCGCATGCCCATATCGAGTAGCGGCTTAACCCCTAAAGCACTTAATGCGACTTCATGCCCAGGCTCCTGGGAGCGATGACCAAAAACAAGGTAGCCGCGCGCCGCGGGGCAGAGTCGGCAGGCGGTCAGCGCGGCCACTGTGGCAATAAAGCCATCCACAATGGCTGGCATCCGATTGGCCGCTGCTGCCAAATACGCGCCGGTCATGGCAGCAATTTCCAGGCCACCCAATTTGGCAAGCACCGCCAAAGGGGCGTGGGGGTCAGCGCTGCGCGCAGCGATAGCGCGTTCAATCACCGCCACTTTGTGCGCCTGCTGCTGGGGATTAATGCCGGTTCCCGCACCCACTACGCTTGCGACTGACTCACCTGTTAGCACTGCTAATATCGCGCTGCTGGCGGTGGTATTGGCAATGCCCATTTCACCGACAATGAGGCATTTTGCGCCGGCCTTTTTTGCCCTTTCAACGGCCGCCACGCCCGCATCAATTGCCTTAATGACGTCAGCCGATTGCATGGCGTCTTCTTCCACCATATTGGCAGTGCCATGGCGCACTTTAGCAGCGGTGACCCCGGCCATTGTTAACGTCACCGCCACGCCAACATCGACTATCTCAACCAGCGCCCCTATTTGCCGAGCAAACACATTAATGGCTGCCCCACCGTTGGCGAAGTTAGCCACCATCTGGGCGGTCACTTCTTGGGGAAAGGCGGATACCCCTTCGACGGCAACGCCGTGATCCGCAGCAAACACAACCACCGCAGGCGGCGTTACGCTGGGCTTGGGCTCACCGGTGATGGCACTCAGCTGTATCGCCAACGCTTCCAAGGCCCCCAAACTCCCCGGCGGCTTGGTGAGCGTATCCAGGTAGCGTCGCATCGCTTCACCGGCATTGAGATCAAAGGGCTGAATGTGGTCAACAATAGCGTGCATGCAGGCTCCGGCTTACTAGGGGTCATCAAACATTCAAAGGCAAAGCGCAAAATGGTAGCAAAAGCCTGGGTGCTATACTTGCTATTTCCTCGACAGGTCTTCCACCCTGTCAGGGGCTTATGGCTTTTTTGAGGCTGTGAGCGTGGCCTGGTAGCCACCCTACATTCGGGTAATAAAACTACAAATATGGTTTTTATTGCCGTAAAGTCTCTTAAATCGATACCAAA
This window encodes:
- the cobD gene encoding threonine-phosphate decarboxylase CobD; this translates as MSQPMWPSSPWPRHGGQAEALLAHFGLPADHRLEDFSANLNPLGPPAWVSDWLTKQLTGLERYPAPDYSTARQAIAAHHQLQPEQVLLTNGGAEAIFLAAALHAGKRAAIITPSFGEYARACRAHRLSVTEIALPAPHFTLDIASLLAGLNGIEVLFLCRPNNPTATLIDMSAMETLLDHSAAIGCHVVVDEAFIDMVGEAPQQASMAPLLARYSHLTLLHSMTKFYTLPGLRLGYMLAEAATIKAAETCQPAWSVNHLAAELVAPLLTDDAFARRTQRWLASERPRVAQALTELGLDVVPSQACFFLIRPSATQEITTDALFEQLLRQGILVRHSHNFAGLNGEWLRVALRDEPANRRLVNVLKKVLHDCLR
- the cobT gene encoding nicotinate-nucleotide--dimethylbenzimidazole phosphoribosyltransferase, coding for MHAIVDHIQPFDLNAGEAMRRYLDTLTKPPGSLGALEALAIQLSAITGEPKPSVTPPAVVVFAADHGVAVEGVSAFPQEVTAQMVANFANGGAAINVFARQIGALVEIVDVGVAVTLTMAGVTAAKVRHGTANMVEEDAMQSADVIKAIDAGVAAVERAKKAGAKCLIVGEMGIANTTASSAILAVLTGESVASVVGAGTGINPQQQAHKVAVIERAIAARSADPHAPLAVLAKLGGLEIAAMTGAYLAAAANRMPAIVDGFIATVAALTACRLCPAARGYLVFGHRSQEPGHEVALSALGVKPLLDMGMRLGEGSGAALAYPLLKAATAMAAEMATFNDAGVSDKDKL
- the cbiB gene encoding adenosylcobinamide-phosphate synthase CbiB, with protein sequence MSASATITGVALIALAIMIDLIVGDPRSIPHPVVLIGRFISAFERLWNRGTAQQRRVSGFLLTIIVVGGVWGISWLVLALLERVHPGVALIAELWLLSTTLAIKGLGDAARAVIQPLTQGDLPAARKALGMIVGRDTQRLDEAEITRGTVETVAENTVDGITAPLFFALIGGAPLALAYKAVNTLDSMVGYKNQRYADFGFASAKLDDMANWIPARLTALCLWLAGLLLDVSGVLKLRWKGALSSTCRDAPRHPSPNAGWPEAMVARLLGVQLGGTNVYQGVVSQRATLGEPLEVLQVTHITATVRLMHGAWILFMVLSVVVIASILFIFKGLL